AAATGCTGTCAATCAACAGATGATTTGTTTCAATATCTTCAACAATTAAAACCAACTTGTCATACCAATCAAATTCAAGTTTTCTGTCAACCATTTGATTAGTTTTTTTTCTTCATGTATTTGTCGATCATTTTGAGCATTTTTTCCCGCTGCAGGGGCTTGGTAAGCAAATCATCGCACCCGACATCGGTAACTTTATACTTTTCCTCTTCCATCACATAGGCTGTCTGGGCAATTATCGGCACCGACTGATTGAATTCCCGTATTTTTTTTGTTGCCTCATAACCATCCATTTTGGGTAGCCTGATGTCCATCAGTATCAGGTCTATATCTGGATTTTCCTGTGCCAGTTCCACTGCTTTTTCTCCATCCATTGCCCAAAGCAATCTGGCACTTGTTGGCCTGAGTATCAGATCTATCAGCATGTGGTTGCTTTTTTCATCTTCCACTACGAGTATCTTTTTGTCAAACCACTTGTATTTTCGCTTTGAATCTGATTTCTTTTTTTTCCATGTCCCTTTTGTAATTTTTTCAACCATAGCTTTTTTTTTAAAAAAAAATGGGTTTTTTCAGTTCTGCATGCAATTAATTACAAGCGTAAAAATACGGTTTTTTAGTATTTTAAATAACACATGAAATTTTTTGTTTTGTTGTTAATTTGCCATGAAACAATTTACTGCTTTTTATTGTTTATTAAACATATAGCCAATTTCTTTGATAATGACAATTAGTGAAAAATCAGGAACAACTTTCTGGCAATGTCCATCTAATATTGCTTTGATCAAATATTGGGGAAAATATCCCGGTCAACTTCCGGCTAATCCTTCCCTGAGCATGACGTTAAATACCTCCGTAACAAAGATGAAAATAGACTATGAATTTGATGCCCGACTTGATTCCCCTGAAATATCTTTACTTTTCAACCATCAGGCTGCTCCTCGCTTTGAAGAGCGTATCATAAAATACCTTCCTTCCATCTTTGATATTTTGCCTGCGATACGTCATTGCCGTTTACATATTCTTACCGAAAATACTTTCCCGCATTCTGCCGGAATTGCTTCCTCTGCCTCCGGTATGGGTGC
The window above is part of the Sphingobacteriales bacterium genome. Proteins encoded here:
- a CDS encoding response regulator → MVEKITKGTWKKKKSDSKRKYKWFDKKILVVEDEKSNHMLIDLILRPTSARLLWAMDGEKAVELAQENPDIDLILMDIRLPKMDGYEATKKIREFNQSVPIIAQTAYVMEEEKYKVTDVGCDDLLTKPLQREKMLKMIDKYMKKKN